The proteins below are encoded in one region of Egibacteraceae bacterium:
- a CDS encoding DUF1778 domain-containing protein — protein sequence MSTLSRRFEVRATEEDYELIQQAAAEAGLSISDYIRSRTVEDAHRELADRRRVRIAPEHAKAFYAALDDASPVPELQRLAQKGEPDLSQAPRS from the coding sequence ATGAGCACGCTTTCCCGGCGCTTCGAGGTCCGCGCCACCGAGGAGGACTACGAGTTGATTCAACAGGCTGCCGCTGAGGCCGGCCTGTCGATCTCCGACTACATCCGCTCCCGCACCGTGGAGGACGCCCATCGGGAGCTCGCTGACCGCCGCCGTGTGCGCATCGCTCCCGAACACGCCAAGGCGTTCTACGCCGCGCTCGACGACGCCAGCCCCGTACCCGAATTGCAACGACTCGCCCAGAAGGGCGAACCCGACCTGTCCCAAGCGCCGCGGTCGTAG
- a CDS encoding site-specific integrase has translation MTTNRTSGSALVFSAGIGTWIELFVAGFQSAKTRVNYQANLRAWFHWADGRGTDGLAAQRADVEAHIRCLEQRGYAPNTICQRVATLSSFYRSAVGEGRVAGNPVEGARCYAIATGDA, from the coding sequence ATGACCACGAATAGGACTTCTGGCTCGGCGCTGGTGTTCTCCGCCGGGATCGGCACGTGGATCGAGTTGTTCGTCGCGGGGTTCCAGTCGGCCAAGACGCGAGTCAACTACCAGGCGAACCTGCGCGCCTGGTTCCACTGGGCAGATGGCCGAGGTACCGACGGCTTGGCCGCGCAACGCGCTGATGTCGAAGCCCATATCCGCTGTCTGGAGCAGCGCGGGTATGCGCCGAACACGATCTGTCAGCGCGTGGCGACCCTGTCCAGCTTCTACCGGTCGGCGGTAGGCGAAGGGCGGGTCGCGGGCAACCCGGTCGAGGGGGCCCGCTGCTACGCAATAGCCACGGGCGACGCATGA
- a CDS encoding tyrosine-type recombinase/integrase: MTAYNVAYLVTALCQAIGVDRRITPHSLRHSAITMALDAGIGLRDVQDFARHEDPKTTRRYDRARSQLNRHAIYAIAQYLAGGS, from the coding sequence ATGACGGCTTACAACGTCGCCTACCTCGTCACAGCCCTGTGCCAGGCGATCGGGGTGGACCGGCGGATCACGCCGCACAGCCTGCGGCACTCGGCGATCACCATGGCCCTGGACGCCGGGATCGGGCTGCGCGACGTCCAAGACTTCGCCCGCCACGAGGACCCCAAGACCACCCGCCGCTACGACCGGGCTCGCAGCCAGCTCAACCGCCACGCCATCTACGCGATCGCCCAGTACCTCGCCGGCGGCAGCTGA